A genomic region of Cuculus canorus isolate bCucCan1 chromosome 24, bCucCan1.pri, whole genome shotgun sequence contains the following coding sequences:
- the SPDEF gene encoding SAM pointed domain-containing Ets transcription factor, producing the protein MGSASPGLTALPHSRLTRPDAALLPPLRDPNTRSWGCPESPSPPATPEQPLPAFCLHYFDMLYSEDITWATKGMGEPSQSGAQGGRGEPQKEPEQCPIIDSQGFGLGAEGDLQASLHLEEHSLEQVQSMVLGEVLKDIETACKLLNIAADPADWSPSNVQKWILWTEHQYRLPQIGKSFQELSGKDLCAMSEEQFCQRSPACGDILHAHLDIWKSATWMKEKIAPGDVRYCGGDASWADNKVDSSCAGQPIHLWQFLKELLLKPHNYGRFIRWLNKEKGIFKIEDSAQVARLWGIRKNRPAMNYDKLSRSIRQYYKKGIIRKPDISQRLVYQFVHPV; encoded by the exons ATGGGCAGTGCCAGTCCTGGACTCAccgctctgccccacagccgcctCACCCGGCCGGACGCTGCTCTCCTGCCACCCCTGAGGGACCCCAACACCCGGAGCTGGGGGTGCCCGGAGagccccagccctcctgccaccCCCGAGCAGCCCCTGCCTGCTTTCTGCCTGCATTACTTTGACATGCTCTACTCCGAGGACATCACCTGGGCCACCAAGGGCATGGGGGAACCATCCCAAAGCGGTGCCCAGGGAGGGCGAGGAGAGCCCCAGAAGGAGCCGGAGCAATGTCCCATCATCGACAGCCAGGGTTTTGggctgggggctgagggggaccTGCAGGCCAGCCTGCACCTGGAGGAGCACTCgctggagcaggtccagagcaTGGTGTTGGGTGAAGTGCTGAAGGACATCGAGACGGCTTGCAAGCTCCTCAACATCGCCGCAG ACCCTGCAGACTGGAGCCCCAGCAATGTGCAGAAGTGGATCCTGTGGACGGAGCATCAGTACCGGCTGCCGCAGATTGGGAAATCCTTCCAGGAGCTGTCAGGAAAGGACCTGTGTGCAATGTCTGAGGAGCAGTTCTGCCAGCGCTCGCCTGCCTGCGGTGACATCCTGCACGCCCACCTCGACATCTGGAAGTCTG CCACctggatgaaggaaaaaatcGCTCCGGGAGATGTGAGATACTGTG GAGGTGATGCCAGCTGGGCGGACAACAAGGTGGACTCATCCTGCGCCGGACAACCCATCCACCTTTGGCAGTTCCTCAAAGAGCTCCTGCTGAAACCCCACAACTACGGCCGCTTCATCCGTTGGCTCAACAAGGAGAAAG GCATCTTCAAGATTGAGGACTCGGCACAAGTGGCCCGTCTGTGGGGCATCCGGAAGAACCGCCCGGCCATGAACTACGACAAGCTGAGCCGCTCCATCCGGCAGTATTACAAGAAAGGCATCATTCGGAAACCCGACATCTCCCAGCG